One genomic window of Gavia stellata isolate bGavSte3 chromosome 7, bGavSte3.hap2, whole genome shotgun sequence includes the following:
- the PLA2G4F gene encoding cytosolic phospholipase A2 zeta, with protein sequence MFHEVLRGPFPPRVLPVLAAVLFQRKERKETGFYHWRWEKHPYYNLTVKVLRARNIKGTDLLSKADCYVELKLPTASPIVSRTQVVDNSDNPEWNETFQYRIHSAVKNILELTLYDKDVLVSDELTSIVFDVGGMKPGQPLLRTFRLNPEVNEELDVEFYLEKCSDAPAEVLTNGVLVVHPCLSLQGTVNKEEKTKEKQQGSCEVKLSVPGAYQKQLCIPWTPDHEKDYGTSFVFHVDKEMCPELQVELEQTISVLQDGMNPDIEKHTTVLGLGTVPVNSLPLGQKVDRIVSLGEGQSLDMSLKTEESTWDLDIRLGFDLCKEEREFLDKRKKKVSEALRKTLHLKESPPKDEVPVVAVLGSGGGMRALTSFYGSLAGLQQLGLLDAAVYLCGISGSTWCLSTLYQDPEWSQKDLQDAIRRAQGTVSSSKAGAFSPERLKYYFQELNAMEMSGRKVSFTDLWGLIVEYFLQQKEDPSKLSDQQEAVKRAQNPYPIYAAVNVRPNISSGDFAEWCEFTPYEVGFRKYGAFVRTEEFDSEFFMGRLVQKHPEPRICFLQGMWGSAFAASLDDICLKVVGIGLGFLDPFKDVIKVVDDCRRFHFRDPTRLKTRLVIPGGPLLQIFQDFFKSRVTCGETFNFMQGLYLHKDYVNIKKFVTWRGTHLDAFPNQLTPMEESLYLVDGGFSINSPFPLVLQPERDVDVILSFNFSWEAPFEVLELTQKYCEEREIPFPKIRLSEEDEKKPKECYMFVDDNNPKAPIVLHFPLVNDTFQKYKAPGVKRESEEEKSFGDFVIESKDSPYRTLNFTFEPYDFSRLVEVNRYNVLNSKDTLFKTLNLALQRRKLKKVINTSNT encoded by the exons ATGTTCCATGAGGTGCTGCGGGGCCCGTTTCCACCCAGAGTGCTGCCTGTTCTGGCAGCAGTGCTTTTccaaaggaaggagaggaaagagactGGGTTTTATCACTGGCGG TGGGAGAAGCACCCTTACTACAACCTAACAGTAAAAGTCCTCCGAGCCAGAAACATCAAGGGTACAGATCTGT TGTCCAAGGCAGACTGCTACGTGGAACTAAAGCTGCCCACTGCATCTCCCATAGTCTCCCGAACTCAGGTTGTTGACAACTCTGATAACCCAGAATGGAATGAAACTTTCCAGTATCGAATCCATAGTGCTGTCAAG aACATTCTGGAATTGACACTCTATGATAAGGATGTCCTCGTCAGTGATGAGCTCACGTCTATCGTCTTTGATGTAGGGGGCATGAAGCCGGGTCAGCCCCTGCTGCGCACTTTCAGGTTGAACCCTGAG gttAATGAAGAGCTGGATGTAGAGTTTTACTTGGAGAAATG CTCAGATGCCCCTGCAGAGGTATTGACCAATGGAGTCCTTGTG GTTCATCCTTGCTTGTCTCTGCAAGGCACTGtcaacaaagaggaaaaaacaaaagagaaacagcaaG GGAGCTGTGAGGTCAAGCTGTCTGTTCCAGGCGCATATCAAAAACAGTTATGTATTCCTTGGACACCAGACCATGAGAAGGATTATGGAACCTCATTTGTCTTTCATGTGGATAAAGAAATGTGTCCAGAACTGCAAGTGGAGCTGGAGCAAACCATATCTGTCCTACAG GATGGTATGAACCCTGATATCGAAAAGCATACCACAGTTCTGGGATTGGGGACTGTACCAGTTAATTCCCTTCCTCTTGGACAAAAAGTTGATAGAATCGTTTCTCTGGGAGAG gGACAAAGTCTGGATATGAGTTTGAAAACTGAAGAGAG CACTTGGGATCTTGATATACGTCTGGGTTTTGACCTCTGTAAAGAGGAGAGAGAATTTCtggacaaaaggaagaaaaaagtttctgaGGCACTGAGGAAGACTCTTCACTTAAAAGAATCCCCTCCAAAAGATGAG GTTCCAGTCGTAGCGGTACTGGGGTCTGGAGGTGGGATGAGAGCACTGACATCGTTCTATGGCAGTCTTGCTGGGCTTCAGCAGCTGGGCCTTTTGGATGCTGCAGTATATCTGTGTGGGATTTCTGGCTCTACTTG GTGTTTATCGACATTGTATCAAGACCCTGAGTGGTCTCAGAAAGACCTTCAAGATGCAATCAGAAGAGCTCAGGGTACTGTGtccagcagcaaagcaggggCATTTTCCCCAGAACGACTGAAATACTATTTCCAGGAGCTGAATGCAATGGAGATGAGTGGACGGAAAGTTTCCTTTACAGATTTGTGGGGCCTTATTGTGGAATACTTTCTACAACAGAAG GAAGATCCATCAAAGCTGTCTGATCAGCAAGAAGCAGTTAAACGGGCCCAGAACCCCTATCCTATCTATGCAGCTGTCAATGTGAGACCCAATATTAGCAGTGGTGACTTTGCAG AATGGTGTGAGTTCACTCCCTATGAAGTTGGATTTCGCAAATATGGAGCTTTTGTCCGAACAGAGGAATTCGACAGTGAGTTCTTCATGGGACGGCTCGTCCAGAAACATCCAGAGCCTAGGATTTGTTTTCTACAAG GAATGTGGGGCAGTGCCTTTGCTGCAAGCTTGGATGATATCTGCTTGAAGGTGGTTGGTATAGGACTGGGCTTTCTAGATCCTTTCAAAGATGTTATCAAAGTTGTAG ATGACTGCCGAAGATTCCATTTCCGAGATCCAACACGACTGAAGACTCGCTTGGTTATACCTGGGGGCCCCTTGTTACAaatttttcaggatttcttcAAGTCCCGGGTCACGTGTGGAGAAACCTTCAACTTCATGCAGGGATTGTATCTTCATAAAGATTATGTTAACATCAAGAAATTTGTGACTTGGAGAG GCACTCATCTGGACGCGTTTCCCAACCAGCTGACCCCCATGGAAGAGAGCTTGTATTTAGTGGATGGTGGCTTTTCTATCAACTCTCCCTTTCCTTTGGTACTTCAACCAGAGAGGGATGTGGATGTTATCTTGTCATTCAATTTTTCCTGGGAAGCTCCATTTGAG GTTTTAGAGCTGACTCAGAAATACTGTGAGGAGCGGGAAATTCCTTTTCCAAAAATCAGATTGAGTgaggaagatgaaaagaagCCAAAGGAGTGTTACATGTTTGTGGATGATAATAATCCAAAGGCTCCAATTGTGCTCCATTTCCCATTGGTGAATGACACATTCCAGAAATACAAAGCTCCAG gAGTTAAACGTGAGTCAGAAGAAGAGAAATCCTTTGGTGACTTTGTCATTGAGTCAAAAGATTCTCCTTACCGTACACTAAATTTCACCTTTGAGCCGTATGATTTCAGCAGGTTAGTAGAAGTGAATCGCTACAATGTTCTGAACAGCAAGGACACACTCTTCAAAACCCTAAACTTGGCTCTGCAAAGGAGAAAGTTGAAGAAAGTCATCAATACGTCCAATACATGA